CAAGGCTCTTGTCTTCAAGAAGATCCCCGAGGGATACCCCATCCCCGGTGAGCACCTTGCCGTCGAGTCTGCCGCCTATGACGCCAACGTGCCCGCCCCCGAAAACGGTGTCGTCGTGCAGTCGCTCTACACCAGCTTCGACCCCTACATGCGTGGCCGTATGCGCTCTGCTCACATCAAGTCCTACGCTCCTCCCTTCCACCTCAATGAGGCCCTCAACAGCCGCTCCATCGCCAAGGTTATCCGCTCCAACAATGACACCTACAAGGAGGGCGACATCGTCGTCGGCCACATTCCCATCCAGGAGTACATCGCCCTGAACGGCGAGCAGACCGCTGCTGCCATTAGCGTGCTTCAGAACCCCTTGGAAATTGAGGACATTCGTGTCTACCTTGGTCCCCTGGGTATGCCCGGTCTGACCGCCTACTCGTCGCTCTATGAGATCGGTAAGCCCAAGAAGGGTGAGACCATCTTCATCTCCGCAGCGAGCGGTGCTGTCGGCCAGCTGGTTGGTCAGATCGCCAAGCACGAGGGCCTCAAGGTCATTGGCAGTGTCGGATCGGACGAGAAGCTGAAGTACATCACTGAGGAGCTGGGCTTCGACAGCGGCTTCAACTACAAGAACGAGAAGCCTGCGGACGCTCTTGCCCGTCTGGCCCCTGACGGTATCGATATCTACTACGAGAACGTCGGTGGTGAGCACATGGCGGCTGCTCTGGACGCTCTGAACAACTTTGGTCGCATCGTTGTTTGCGGTCTCATCTCGCAGTACAACTCGGACCCCTACCCCATCAAGAACATCCACAATGTCCTCGTCAAGCGTATTGACATGCGCGGTTTCATCGTCGGTGACCCTGGTATGGGTGACAAGTACGCTGCGGACCACCAGAAGTACGTACAGCAGTGGATCAAGGAGGGCTCCTTCAAGCCTCTCATCCACGAGACCGTTGGTATTGACAACTCGGCTGAGGGATTGGTTGGAATCTTCCACGGAAAGAACTTGGGCAAGGCTGTTCTCAAGTTTTAGATGATATGGTTGACGATTTACCTTGATATAATATTAGTGAGATAATGTGAATCCATAGTAGTCTCTTGCGCATAAACATTTTTCAGCCCAGATCACGGATGCATTTCGCTTTAGTGATGGCAGAGCAGATTGTAAGCAAGTAAGACAACGCTTTTTTGCAGTGCTAAAGGAGAAAGTAACACATATATTTCCCTATGCTGACAATCTTGTGTACATTAACCTGCGCATACTTGTAGAACAGGAATACCCCAGCTTAAATCCAATTGCCGGACGTCGGCCATTTTCGGCTGGGCGGAGAGCAACCAACCAATCACATGGCCCATAATGTGATGACCGCATATCCCGACTCGCCTTTCCGAGGTTGCTCCAACTTCGAACGTCTTTTGCGATCGATTCCTCCTGCTCAGTGTTGTGACTCCCTTGTGTGTGTGTTGCTTGAACTTGTCTCTCTACGATACCTCAGATCAACGCTATGGCTTCGATCGCGCGCCAGTCCACTCTTCTCCGGCAGTCCTGCCTGTCGGCTATCCGGGCACCGCTTGTGAACCGCAATGCCGCGGGTATGTCGCAGATGGTCGCTTTCCACGCCTCTGCTAAGAAGCAGATTCTGCCTCCTTTGCCTCGTAAGTGACCGCTTTGCAATCATCGATTGGTTACagattggtggtggtggtggtggtggtggtggtggatggagGTTCCGGGAGGAATTGCATATACCGGGCGGGAATGAAAATGGACATGGAGAATAAAATTGGATATGTGCTGACGGTGTGTTTTTGCAGAGACCATCCAGGGAACAGGTATGCGAATTGC
This Aspergillus chevalieri M1 DNA, chromosome 3, nearly complete sequence DNA region includes the following protein-coding sequences:
- a CDS encoding MDR family NADP-dependent oxidoreductase (COG:C;~EggNog:ENOG410PGVS;~InterPro:IPR041694,IPR013149,IPR036291,IPR011032, IPR020843;~PFAM:PF00107,PF13602,PF16884;~go_function: GO:0016491 - oxidoreductase activity [Evidence IEA];~go_process: GO:0055114 - oxidation-reduction process [Evidence IEA]) yields the protein MASNKALVFKKIPEGYPIPGEHLAVESAAYDANVPAPENGVVVQSLYTSFDPYMRGRMRSAHIKSYAPPFHLNEALNSRSIAKVIRSNNDTYKEGDIVVGHIPIQEYIALNGEQTAAAISVLQNPLEIEDIRVYLGPLGMPGLTAYSSLYEIGKPKKGETIFISAASGAVGQLVGQIAKHEGLKVIGSVGSDEKLKYITEELGFDSGFNYKNEKPADALARLAPDGIDIYYENVGGEHMAAALDALNNFGRIVVCGLISQYNSDPYPIKNIHNVLVKRIDMRGFIVGDPGMGDKYAADHQKYVQQWIKEGSFKPLIHETVGIDNSAEGLVGIFHGKNLGKAVLKF